In a genomic window of bacterium:
- the rplN gene encoding 50S ribosomal protein L14 — protein MIQNYTRLRVADNTGAREIMCIRVYGGSRRRYAAVGDVIVATVKQAIPNSAVKKGEVVKAVVVRTVQPTRRPDGSAIRFDDNAAVLITDQNNPRGTRIFGPVARELRERQFMKIISLAPEVL, from the coding sequence ATGATACAGAACTACACCCGCCTCAGGGTCGCCGACAACACGGGGGCGCGCGAGATCATGTGCATCCGGGTGTACGGCGGGTCCCGGCGCCGCTACGCGGCCGTCGGCGACGTGATCGTCGCCACGGTCAAACAGGCCATTCCGAACAGCGCCGTCAAGAAGGGCGAGGTCGTGAAGGCCGTCGTGGTGCGCACGGTGCAGCCGACGCGCCGGCCCGACGGCTCGGCGATCCGGTTCGACGACAACGCCGCGGTGCTGATCACCGATCAGAACAACCCGCGCGGGACCCGAATCTTCGGGCCGGTGGCGCGGGAGCTGCGCGAACGGCAGTTCATGAAGATCATCTCGCTTGCGCCGGAGGTGCTGTAA
- the rplC gene encoding 50S ribosomal protein L3, giving the protein MAAILGRKLGMTQIFDAAGNVVPVTVVEAGPCVIVGVRTPAREGYAAVQLGFDPLPAKPRTRAPQKPYRGVFTKRGLAPMRVVREVRLGAGETFEVGQAVRADVFSEGARVDVSGVSKGKGFAGAMKRHNFGGQRDSHGVSLMHRAVGSIGSSNIARVWKGKRMPGRLGGARTTVKGLRVVSVDLERNVILIRGAVPGPRGAVVLLRSTSGGAAAPGLPPGTGARAAKGARA; this is encoded by the coding sequence ATGGCAGCGATTCTCGGACGAAAACTCGGCATGACCCAGATCTTCGACGCGGCCGGCAACGTGGTGCCGGTCACCGTCGTCGAGGCGGGGCCCTGCGTTATCGTCGGGGTGCGCACGCCGGCGCGCGAAGGGTACGCCGCCGTCCAGCTCGGCTTCGATCCGCTCCCGGCCAAGCCCCGCACCCGCGCGCCGCAGAAGCCGTACCGCGGCGTCTTCACGAAGCGCGGGCTGGCGCCGATGCGCGTCGTTCGCGAGGTGCGTCTCGGGGCCGGCGAGACCTTCGAAGTGGGGCAGGCCGTCCGCGCGGACGTCTTCAGCGAGGGCGCCCGCGTGGATGTGAGCGGGGTCAGCAAGGGCAAGGGCTTTGCGGGCGCGATGAAGCGGCACAATTTCGGCGGGCAGCGGGATTCGCACGGCGTCAGCCTGATGCACCGCGCCGTCGGCAGCATCGGGTCGAGCAACATCGCGCGGGTGTGGAAGGGCAAGCGCATGCCCGGCCGGCTCGGTGGCGCGCGCACGACCGTGAAGGGGCTGCGCGTCGTGTCGGTCGATCTCGAGCGCAACGTGATCCTGATCCGGGGCGCGGTCCCGGGCCCGCGCGGCGCGGTCGTGCTGCTGCGGAGCACGTCCGGGGGGGCGGCGGCTCCGGGCCTGCCCCCGGGCACGGGGGCGAGGGCGGCGAAGGGAGCCCGCGCATGA
- the rpsQ gene encoding 30S ribosomal protein S17, producing MNEMHAPLGGAAGAARGIRKTRTGRVVSDKMQKTVVVEVSRRGRHPVYKKIVQHTARYKAHDERGDAHVGDTVLIAETRPLSKDKRWRVVRVVEKAR from the coding sequence ATGAACGAGATGCACGCCCCCCTTGGGGGAGCCGCCGGCGCGGCCCGGGGGATCCGCAAGACGCGGACGGGGCGCGTGGTGAGCGACAAGATGCAGAAGACCGTCGTCGTCGAGGTATCGCGGCGCGGGCGTCATCCCGTGTACAAGAAGATCGTGCAGCACACCGCGCGGTACAAGGCGCATGACGAGCGCGGCGACGCGCACGTGGGCGACACGGTCCTGATCGCGGAGACGCGGCCCCTCAGCAAGGACAAGCGCTGGCGGGTCGTCCGGGTGGTGGAAAAGGCGCGATGA
- the rpmC gene encoding 50S ribosomal protein L29, giving the protein MAESMRDLTEAELNKRLADARQELFTLRLQRASGKLLQPARIAGTRRTVARLLTELRARALGALPGGRQ; this is encoded by the coding sequence ATGGCGGAGTCGATGCGCGACCTGACCGAGGCGGAACTCAACAAGCGGCTCGCGGACGCGCGGCAGGAGCTCTTCACGCTGCGGCTGCAGCGGGCCTCGGGCAAGCTGCTGCAGCCGGCACGGATCGCGGGGACGCGGCGGACGGTCGCCCGGCTCCTGACCGAACTGCGGGCGCGCGCGCTCGGCGCCCTGCCTGGAGGCCGGCAATGA
- the rplP gene encoding 50S ribosomal protein L16 has protein sequence MLMPKRVKFRKAHRGRMRGEAHTGAAVAFGEFGLQAQDRAWVTAQQIEAARRAITRYIKRGGKLWIRVFPDHPVTKKPAETRMGSGKGNPELWAAVVKPGRVLFELGGVSEAVAREAMILAGHKLPIPTRFVLRDEIGEIGARAAAGAAGPAAGGQA, from the coding sequence ATGTTGATGCCCAAGAGGGTCAAGTTCCGTAAGGCCCACCGCGGCCGGATGCGCGGCGAGGCCCACACCGGGGCGGCCGTCGCCTTCGGGGAGTTCGGGCTGCAGGCGCAGGACCGCGCGTGGGTCACCGCGCAGCAGATCGAGGCGGCGCGGCGCGCGATCACGCGGTACATCAAGCGCGGCGGCAAGCTGTGGATTCGGGTGTTCCCGGATCATCCGGTCACGAAGAAGCCGGCCGAGACCCGGATGGGCAGCGGCAAGGGCAATCCGGAACTCTGGGCCGCGGTCGTGAAGCCCGGCCGGGTGCTGTTCGAACTGGGCGGGGTGAGCGAAGCGGTCGCACGCGAGGCGATGATCCTCGCGGGACACAAACTGCCGATCCCGACGCGGTTCGTGCTGCGCGACGAGATCGGCGAGATCGGCGCGCGGGCGGCCGCCGGCGCCGCCGGACCGGCGGCGGGAGGACAGGCGTAA
- the rpsC gene encoding 30S ribosomal protein S3 has translation MGQKIHPIGLRLGIIKDWESKWYAEKNFPELIEEDQKLRAAIKKKMGRAGISRIEIERAANRVRITIHSARPGIIIGRGGTGIDALKKELEASTGKAIQLNVQEIRRAELEAALVAQNVAGQLERRIAYRRAMKQAVARSLRSGAKGIRISCSGRLAGAEIARYEWYREGRVPLQTLRADIDFGVAEALTTYGRIGVKVWIYRGDVLPERRRAPGTEGRTRASDTVVLPSRQPRVTVQQRRPDANVDAQEGQVP, from the coding sequence GTGGGGCAGAAGATCCACCCGATCGGCCTGAGGCTCGGCATCATCAAGGACTGGGAGTCCAAGTGGTACGCCGAAAAGAACTTCCCCGAGCTGATCGAGGAAGATCAGAAGCTCCGGGCCGCCATCAAGAAGAAGATGGGGCGCGCCGGCATCTCCCGGATCGAGATCGAGCGGGCGGCCAACCGCGTCCGCATCACGATCCATTCGGCGCGGCCCGGCATCATCATCGGCCGGGGCGGGACCGGGATCGACGCCCTCAAGAAAGAGCTGGAGGCGTCGACCGGCAAGGCGATCCAGTTGAACGTCCAGGAGATCCGGCGGGCCGAGCTCGAGGCGGCCCTCGTTGCCCAGAACGTGGCGGGCCAGCTCGAGCGGCGCATCGCGTACCGGCGGGCCATGAAGCAGGCTGTGGCCCGGAGCCTGCGCAGCGGGGCGAAGGGCATCCGCATCTCGTGCAGCGGCCGTCTGGCCGGCGCCGAGATCGCGCGGTACGAGTGGTACCGGGAGGGCCGGGTGCCCCTCCAGACGCTGCGGGCGGACATCGACTTCGGCGTGGCCGAGGCGCTGACGACCTACGGCCGGATCGGCGTGAAAGTGTGGATATATCGGGGCGACGTGCTGCCGGAGCGGCGGCGCGCGCCCGGCACGGAGGGACGGACCCGTGCGTCGGACACGGTCGTGCTGCCGTCGCGGCAGCCGCGGGTGACCGTGCAGCAGAGGAGGCCGGACGCGAATGTTGATGCCCAAGAGGGTCAAGTTCCGTAA
- the rplV gene encoding 50S ribosomal protein L22, which yields MEAKAVARYVRIAPRKVRPVTALITGKAVDEALAVLRFTPNRAAHAVAKVVASAAANAEHNLELARDALRVRRAYVDSGPSQRRMQARARGRADVIKKRSSHITVIVADE from the coding sequence ATGGAAGCCAAGGCGGTCGCGCGGTACGTGCGCATCGCGCCGCGGAAGGTGCGGCCGGTGACGGCGCTCATCACCGGCAAGGCCGTGGACGAGGCGCTGGCCGTGCTGCGGTTCACGCCGAACCGGGCGGCGCACGCGGTCGCCAAGGTGGTGGCGTCGGCCGCGGCCAACGCCGAGCACAACTTGGAGCTCGCGCGGGACGCCCTGCGGGTCCGGCGAGCGTACGTCGACAGCGGTCCGAGCCAGCGGCGGATGCAGGCCCGCGCCCGCGGCCGGGCGGACGTGATCAAGAAGCGCAGCAGTCACATTACCGTGATCGTGGCGGATGAGTAG
- the rplW gene encoding 50S ribosomal protein L23, whose protein sequence is MSPHGRGPDGQADPRAVIRRPIVTEKSMRGTAINKYTFEIDPGSAKPVIRDAVQRLFNVHVTKVNVIRIPGRARRRGQHHYREAGYRKAIVTLAAGDKIDIEKLT, encoded by the coding sequence ATGAGCCCGCACGGTCGCGGCCCGGACGGGCAGGCCGATCCGCGCGCCGTCATCCGGCGGCCGATCGTCACGGAGAAGAGCATGCGCGGGACGGCGATCAACAAGTACACCTTTGAAATCGATCCCGGATCGGCGAAGCCGGTGATCCGGGACGCGGTGCAGCGGCTCTTCAACGTACACGTCACAAAGGTCAACGTCATCCGGATTCCGGGACGGGCGCGGCGGCGGGGCCAGCACCACTACCGCGAGGCCGGGTACCGCAAGGCGATCGTCACGCTCGCCGCGGGCGACAAGATCGACATCGAGAAGCTGACGTGA
- the rpsJ gene encoding 30S ribosomal protein S10 codes for MAQKIRIKLKAYDHKVLDQSAEKIVDTVRRTGARISGPVPLPTDRNVYCVIRSPHIDKESMEHFELRTHKRLIDILEPTPKTVDALMHLDLPAGVDIEIKL; via the coding sequence ATGGCGCAGAAGATCCGAATCAAGCTCAAGGCCTACGATCATAAGGTGCTCGACCAGTCCGCGGAAAAGATCGTGGACACGGTTCGGCGGACCGGTGCGCGCATCTCCGGGCCTGTGCCGCTCCCGACCGACCGCAACGTGTACTGCGTGATCCGGTCTCCGCACATCGATAAGGAGTCGATGGAGCACTTCGAGCTGCGGACGCACAAGCGCCTGATCGACATCCTCGAGCCGACGCCCAAGACCGTCGACGCCCTGATGCACCTCGATCTGCCGGCCGGCGTCGACATCGAGATCAAGCTGTAA
- the rplX gene encoding 50S ribosomal protein L24 — MASIPSRAGRTARVHVRRGDTVEVITGKYRGKRGKVLRVLPDEGRIIVEAVMVAKRHTKPTEKMPAGGIVEKELAFPAGKAMLVCPRCGRAVRFGHRVLDDGGKVRVCRHCGEVIDK; from the coding sequence ATGGCGTCGATCCCGTCTCGCGCGGGACGAACTGCGCGGGTGCACGTCCGGCGGGGCGACACGGTCGAAGTGATCACCGGCAAGTACCGCGGCAAGCGGGGCAAGGTGCTGCGCGTCCTTCCGGACGAGGGGCGGATCATCGTCGAGGCGGTGATGGTGGCGAAACGCCACACTAAGCCGACCGAGAAGATGCCCGCGGGCGGCATCGTGGAAAAAGAACTGGCGTTTCCCGCGGGCAAGGCGATGCTGGTCTGCCCGCGCTGCGGGCGGGCGGTGCGGTTCGGGCACCGCGTGCTCGACGACGGCGGCAAGGTGCGGGTGTGCCGCCACTGCGGCGAGGTCATCGACAAGTAG
- the rplB gene encoding 50S ribosomal protein L2, with amino-acid sequence MGIKKFKPVTPGRRFMTVTTFEEITRTSPERALVEPLLNRAGRNGQGRVTVRHRGGGHKRRYRIIDFKRNKDGIAARVAEIEYDPNRSARIALLHYRDGEKRYILAPVGLGVGDVVASGPDAEIRPGNNLPLRAIPVGTTVHNLELQMGRGGQLVRSAGAAAQVMAKEGDYAQVRLPSGEVRMVHIDCRATIGQVGNLEHEAVSIGKAGRTRWLRRRPHVRGVVMDPSSHPHGGGEGKSPIGMPGPVTPWGKPTLGYKTRKTKPSDKFIIKRRS; translated from the coding sequence ATGGGCATCAAAAAGTTCAAGCCGGTCACGCCCGGTCGCCGGTTCATGACGGTGACGACGTTCGAGGAGATTACGCGGACGTCGCCCGAGCGGGCGCTCGTCGAGCCGCTCCTGAACCGGGCCGGCCGGAACGGCCAGGGCCGTGTGACGGTACGGCACCGCGGCGGCGGCCACAAGCGGCGGTACCGCATCATCGATTTTAAGCGCAACAAGGATGGGATCGCCGCGCGCGTGGCCGAGATCGAGTACGATCCGAACCGCTCCGCGCGGATCGCGCTCCTGCACTACCGGGACGGCGAGAAGCGGTACATCCTGGCGCCGGTGGGGCTCGGGGTCGGCGACGTCGTCGCCTCCGGGCCGGACGCGGAGATCCGGCCGGGGAACAACCTGCCGCTGCGGGCGATCCCGGTCGGCACGACCGTGCACAACCTCGAGTTGCAGATGGGCCGCGGCGGGCAGCTGGTCCGGAGCGCCGGCGCGGCGGCCCAGGTCATGGCCAAGGAAGGCGACTACGCGCAGGTGCGGCTGCCCTCCGGCGAGGTGCGCATGGTCCACATCGACTGCCGGGCGACGATCGGCCAGGTCGGCAACCTCGAGCACGAGGCGGTCAGCATCGGCAAGGCCGGGCGCACCCGGTGGCTCCGGCGCCGGCCGCATGTGCGGGGCGTGGTCATGGACCCGAGCAGCCACCCTCATGGGGGCGGCGAGGGCAAATCGCCGATCGGCATGCCGGGCCCGGTCACGCCGTGGGGCAAGCCGACGCTCGGCTACAAGACGCGCAAGACCAAGCCGAGCGACAAGTTCATCATCAAGCGGAGGAGCTAG
- the rplD gene encoding 50S ribosomal protein L4 gives MRDALPRGRRSTITPGFTTRMSTVYDGEGKVVGEVELAAAIFGLTPHTPALYEAVRWQLAGRHRGTHATLTRGMVSRSTRKLYRQKGTGRARHGARGAPVFRGGGIAFGPRPRSYRYVLPKKVRRLALRSALSARAAEGRIAVLDRLDLDRPKTRTLAAALRGLGQVTSGPRRRPEAVLLVTPAPSEVVERSAGNLPGLRVVAAAALNVHAILAADRIVFTREALERLVEGLPS, from the coding sequence ATGAGAGACGCCCTGCCTCGCGGACGCCGCTCGACGATCACGCCGGGGTTCACGACGCGAATGTCGACCGTGTACGACGGCGAGGGCAAGGTCGTGGGCGAAGTGGAGTTGGCCGCGGCGATTTTCGGCCTGACGCCGCACACGCCGGCGCTGTACGAAGCCGTTCGCTGGCAGCTGGCCGGCCGGCACCGCGGCACACACGCGACGCTCACGCGCGGGATGGTCTCGCGCAGCACCCGCAAGCTCTACCGGCAGAAGGGCACCGGACGCGCGCGGCACGGGGCCCGGGGAGCGCCGGTCTTCCGCGGCGGCGGGATCGCCTTCGGGCCGCGGCCGCGGAGCTACCGGTACGTCCTGCCGAAGAAGGTCCGGCGGCTCGCCCTCCGGTCGGCGCTGTCGGCGCGCGCCGCGGAGGGGCGGATCGCCGTGCTCGACCGTCTCGACCTCGACCGCCCGAAGACCCGTACGCTCGCGGCGGCGCTGCGGGGGCTCGGACAGGTCACCTCCGGCCCGCGCCGCAGGCCCGAAGCGGTGCTGCTGGTGACGCCGGCGCCGAGCGAGGTCGTCGAGCGGTCCGCCGGCAACCTGCCGGGCCTGCGCGTCGTCGCGGCCGCCGCCCTCAACGTGCATGCGATTCTCGCCGCCGACCGGATCGTGTTCACGCGGGAAGCGCTCGAGCGGCTGGTGGAGGGCCTTCCGTCATGA